From a region of the Syngnathoides biaculeatus isolate LvHL_M chromosome 2, ASM1980259v1, whole genome shotgun sequence genome:
- the vps16 gene encoding vacuolar protein sorting-associated protein 16 homolog: MALITANWNPLGEAFYRKTELYEMTWNLRDGFKDCLVAAAPYGGPIALLREPLRRSPSCRPQLEIYSASGVSTASFPWKSGPVIHLGWTVSDELLCIQEDGSVLIYDLFGSFKRHFSMGQEVVQSQILEAKVFHSPYGTGIAIVTGSFRFTLATNISELKLRRLPTVPGLQAPPSSWVVLTQDRQTKVLLATGSELYILDNTSCTSVCAPGLSPQSGNIIHMSASFSYKYLALLTDTGHLWTGLSSLQSKLSEVDSKVGIPPKQMVWCRRPKSQQPSVVIVWDHLLLVAGVCNDIIQFPLESQCVCVGEMDGIRIISSTNQELLQEVPLVCQDIFKIASMAPGALLLEAHREYEKSSQKADEYLREIKEQGMLGEAVRQCIEAAGHEYDSNTQKALLRAASFGKCFLTDFSPEHFVSTCRELRVLNAVRECSVGLPLTHTQFKQMTLQVLIDRLVYRQLYQLAIEICRYLKIPDYQGVSRVLKHWAACKVQQKELSDEAIARAVCLKVGDSLGVSYSHIAAKAYECGRTELAIKLLDSEARSGEQVPLLLKMKRSQLALSKAVESGDTDLVYTVVTYLKNEMNRGDFFMTLRNQPVALSLYRQFCKLQEQETLRDLYNQDDDHQELANYYVAASYREKRLDSRLSHLQSAVDEYNKAKNEFSSRATEDEMRLLRFQKKLDDEKGAGLLGSSLQTTMETLLMLGLYKQTDQLYRDFKVPDKRYWWLKLKSLAEKEEWEELEKFSKSKKSPIGYLAFVEVCIKRNNKYEAKKYVSRVTPEQKVKAHLAVGDLEGAADVAIERRNETEISTILSRCSSTDRLLIDRLNRAKLSTAKK; encoded by the exons ATGGCTTTAATAACAGCCAACTGGAATCCGCTGGGAGAAgctttttaccg TAAAACAGAGCTCTATGAGATGACTTGGAACCTGAGAGATGGATTCAAGGACTGCTTGGTGGCGGCGGCACCTTATGGTGGACCGATAG CACTCCTCAGAGAACCTTTGAGACGTTCTCCAAGTTGTCGTCCTCAGTTGGAGATTTATTCTGCTTCTGGAGTTTCCACTGCCAGTTTCCCG TGGAAAAGCGGTCCTGTTATTCATTTGGGTTGGACAGTCTCAGATGAGTTGTTATGTATTCAAGAAGATGGTTCAGTTCTTATTTATGACCTGTTTGGCTCCTTCAAGAGGCACTTCAGCATGGGACAG GAAGTGGTGCAGTCTCAGATCTTGGAAGCCAAAGTTTTCCATTCTCCCTATGGGACTGGTATTGCCATAGTAACAGGCTCTTTTCGGTTCACCTTGGCAACCAATATCAGTGAATTGAAGTTGAGGAGGTTACCCACTGTCCCAG GTCTACAGGCGCCGCCGTCCTCCTGGGTTGTCCTCACGCAAGATCGCCAGACCAAAGTCTTGTTGGCCACTGGATCTGAACTCTATATCCTTGACAATACATCCTGCACTTCTGTG TGTGCTCCAGGACTCAGTCCTCAGTCGGGTAACATCATCCATATGTCGGCGTCATTCAGTTACAAATATCTTGCTCTCCTCACTGACACTGGACACCTATGGACAGGCTTATCCTCACTTCAG AGCAAGCTGAGCGAGGTCGACAGCAAAGTGGGGATACCGCCAAAACAGATGGTCTG GTGTCGCAGACCAAAATCCCAGCAGCCGTCTGTGGTGATCGTGTGGGACCACCTACTCCTAGTGGCCGGAGTGTGCAACGACATAATTCA ATTCCCACTAGAAAGTCAGTGTGTTTGCGTCGGTGAGATGGATGGCATTCGGATCATCAGCTCAACCAATCAGGAACTGCTGCAGGAGGTCCCTCTAGTCTGTCAGGACATCTTCAAAATCGCTTCGATGGCACCCGGAGCACTGCTTCTGGAGGCTCACCGCGAGTATGAG AAGTCCAGTCAAAAGGCTGATGAGTACCTGCGGGAAATCAAGGAGCAAGGCATGCTTGGAGAGGCGGTCAGACAGTGTATAGAGGCGGCAGGACACGAATACGACTCCAACACACAGAAGGCCCTGCTCCGG GCGGCATCCTTCGGAAAATGTTTCCTGACTGACTTCAGTCCAGAGCACTTTGTGTCCACCTGTCGAGAGCTGCGCGTCTTGAATGCTGTTCGAGAGTGCAGTGTGGGTCTGCCACTCACGCACACTCA ATTCAAACAGATGACCCTGCAGGTGCTGATTGACAG ATTGGTCTATCGTCAATTGTATCAATTGGCTATAGAAATCTGCCGTTACTTGAAGATTCCAGATTATCAGGGGGTCAGCAGGGTTCTTAAGCACTGGGCTGCATGTAAA GTACAGCAGAAGGAACTATCGGATGAGGCCATAGCCAGAGCGGTGTGTCTGAAGGTGGGAGATTCATTGGGTGTGTCATACTCACACATTGCTGCTAAAGCCTATGAATGTGGACGTACAGAGCTTGCCATCAAG TTGTTGGACTCAGAAGCTCGGTCTGGTGAGCAAGTTCCTCTTCTCCTGAAGATGAAGAGGAGTCAGCTCGCGCTCAGTAAAGCTGTAGAGAGTGGAGACACTGACCTGG tttaCACAGTTGTTACTTACCTGAAGAACGAGATGAACAGAGGAGATTTCTTCATGACTTTAAGAAACCAGCCTGTCGCTCTGAGTCTCTACAGACAA TTTTGTAAACTGCAGGAGCAAGAAACTCTGAGGGATCTTTATAACCAGGATGATGACCATCAGGAGCTGGCCAACTATTACGTCGCTGCCAGTTACAGAGAGAAG AGGTTAGACAGCCGCCTGTCGCACCTGCAGAGTGCCGTCGATGAATACAACAAagccaaaaatgagttttcttcTAGG GCCACCGAAGATGAGATGCGTCTGCTCCGTTTCCAGAAGAAACTCGATGACGAGAAGGGCGCTGGCCTTCTAGGCTCGTCACTCCAG ACTACTATGGAGACGCTGCTTATGTTGGGACTTTACAAGCAGACGGATCAACTTTACAGAGACTTCAAAGTACCAGACAAGAG GTATTGGTGGTTGAAACTGAAGTCTTTGGCAGAAAAGGAGGAGTGGGAAGAGTTGGAGAAGTTCTCAAAGAGTAAGAAGTCCCCGATAGGCTACCTG GCCTTTGTGGAAGTCTGCATTAAGAGAAACAACAAATACGAGGCCAAGAAGTACGTATCCAGAGTGACGCCTGAGCAGAAGGTCAAAGCTCACCTGGCCGTCGG CGACCTCGAGGGGGCCGCAGATGTGGCGATCGAGCGCAGGAACGAAACAGAAATATCAACAATCCTCTCAAGATGCTCCAGCACGGATCGGTTGTTGATTGACAGATTAAATCGAGCCAAATTATCGACTGCCAAAAAGTGA